A genomic window from Sparus aurata chromosome 14, fSpaAur1.1, whole genome shotgun sequence includes:
- the pik3cg gene encoding phosphatidylinositol 4,5-bisphosphate 3-kinase catalytic subunit gamma isoform, which produces MDGKQIQVSDEEPRVVREETRRRRRKKAITSSSCSSMDQITVEFVLPTTARGGNSPDTVLLDVAGNWTVEQVKAQVWLKAVTLNLCHDFYQRFSPDHCILLYQKKGNVCEIYDKHQVFQTLDCIRYWRALKKDVGRIQLVPRPQPSDESLQYQRYLNYLIGYDVTDVSNVHDDELEFTRRKLLTPRRIELSERDPKLYSMDPWVTRKLLPDHLLSKVSNNHILVVIHIGTVSQTIKVSIDDPPAQVLASFFAKTANKRVLLGIPDDMCEEDFVLRVCGREEYLYGEKPLHNFNWIRQCLKNGEEIHLVLESPPDPELDQVQKEDWAQVDDCTGVAGTHEQLTIDEKDHERVFTISMWDCNRKFRVKVLGIDIPSLPKIPEFIVFIEASIFHGQQLLAQERTSSKTFNEEVLWNCWLEFNIKIKDLPKGARLNLQVVCGKQPQTPNSKTGSAYQDNTAGTGSHEGKTKSRLLYYVNLLLIDHRSLLRQGEFILHMWKMPEKSEESSSSINADKLTSATNPDKASAMAIAILLDKYCYPVVLPKSRDVGRDVGAGGEEAEGGERGQREMPNHLKKQFAAIVATDPLHPLSPEDKELLWHFRHECMRDPRAYPKLLGSVRWGKQEDVLATHRLLERSSAWDSSGLDVGLAMQLLDCHYSDAQVRSMAVRKLETLEDDDVLRYLLQLVQAVKFEPYHDSALVRFLLKRALRSKRIGHFLFWFLRSEIAQSMHYQQRYAVLLEAYLRGCGEDMLQDFRKQVEMTEALQKVTREVKAMSADKYDITAQVVFQLRQKLENLQSSGLPESFRVPYDPGLRAGALLIEQCKVMASKKKPLWLQFKRADPTTLSKDPIGIIFKDGDDLRQDMLILQILLIMESIWETESLDLCLLPYGCISTGNRIGMIEIVKDATTIANIQQSVVGSTGAFKDEILYQWLRDKCVSEDKFQQAVEKFLYSCGGYCVATYVLGIGDRHNDNIMITESGNLFHIDFGHILGNYKSFMGISKEWVPFVLTPDFLYVMGTSGKKSSPHFQKFQDVCVKAYLALRHHTNLLIILFSMMLMTGMPQLTSKEDIEYIREALTVGRSEDEAQRHLLDQIEICREKGWMVQINWFVHLVLGIKQGVEKRST; this is translated from the exons ATGGACGGGAAGCAGATCCAGGTGAGCGACGAAGAGCCCAGAGTCGTGCGAGAAGAGACccggaggaggagaagaaagaaggCCATCACGTCGTCCTCCTGCTCATCCATGGATCAGATCACTGTGGAGTTCGTCCTGCCCACCACGGCGCGCGGCGGGAACAGCCCCGACACGGTGCTGCTGGACGTGGCTGGAAACTGGACGGTGGAACAG GTGAAAGCTCAGGTGTGGCTAAAGGCGGTGACTTTAAACCTCTGTCATGACTTCTACCAGCGCTTTTCTCCCGACCACTGCATCCTGCTCTACCAGAAGAAAGGCAACGTGTGTGAGATTTACGACAAGCACCAGGTCTTCCAGACGCTGGACTGCATCCGTTACTGGAGAG CGCTGAAGAAAGACGTGGGTCGGATCCAGCTGGTTCCCCGTCCTCAGCCCTCGGACGAGTCCCTGCAGTACCAGCGCTACCTCAACTACCTGATCGGTTACGACGTGACTGACGTCAGCAACGTGCACGACGACGAGCTGGAGTTCACGCGCAGGAAGCTGCTGACGCCGCGACGCATCGAGCTGTCGGAACGCGACCCGAAGCTCTACTCCATGGACCCCTGGGTGACCCGCAAGCTGCTGCCTGATCACCTGCTCagcaag GTCAGTAACAATCACATCCTGGTGGTGATCCACATCGGCACGGTCAGCCAGACCATCAAGGTCTCCATCGATGACCCGCCAGCTCAG GTGCTGGCGAGCTTTTTTGCCAAGACCGCAAACAAGAGAGTTTTGCTGGGCATCCCTGACGACATGTGTGAGGAGGACTTTGTTCTTCGAGTGTGTGGAAG GGAGGAGTACCTGTACGGGGAGAAACCACTGCACAACTTCAACTGGATCCGTCAGTGTCTGAAGAACGGGGAGGAAATCCACCTGGTTCTGGAGTCGCCACCTGATCCCGAGCTGGATCAGGTTCAGAAGGAGGACTGGGCACAAGTGGACGACTGCACCGGAGTCGCAG GTACCCACGAGCAGTTGACCATCGACGAGAAGGACCACGAACGAGTGTTCACCATCTCCATGTGGGACTGTAACAGGAAGTTCAGAGTGAAGGTGCTGGGTATTGACATCCCGTCCCTCCCCAAGATCCCAGAGTTCATCGTCTTCATAGAGGCCAGCATCTTCCACGGCCAGCAGCTTTTAGCGCAG GAGAGGACGTCCTCTAAAACCTTCAATGAAGAAGTGTTGTGGAACTGCTGGCTGGAGTTTAACATCAAGATCAAGGACCTGCCGAAAGGAGCGCGCCTCAACCTCCAG GTGGTTTGTGGGAAGCAGCCGCAGACGCCAAACTCCAAGACAGGCTCGGCCTACCAGGATAATACAGCGGGAACGGGCAGCCATGAAG GAAAGACCAAGAGTCGCCTTCTGTACTACGTCAACCTGCTGCTGATCGACCACCGCTCTCTGCTCCGCCAGGGCGAGTTCATCCTCCACATGTGGAAAATGCCCGAGAAGAgcgaggagagcagcagcagcatcaacgCGGACAAGCTCACCTCAGCCACCAACCCAGACAAGGCCTCAGCGATGGCCATCGCCATTTTACTGGATAAGTACTGCTACCCCGTGGTGCTGCCCAAGAGTCGGGACGTGGGTCGAGACGTCGGAGCTGGGGGGGAGGAAGCGGAGGGCGGGGAGCGAGGTCAGAGAGAGATGCCAAACCACCTGAAGAAACAGTTTGCGGCTATCGTGGCTACCGACCCCCTGCACCCGCTCAGTCCTGAGGACAAAGAGCTGCTGTGGCACTTCAGGCATGAGTGTATGCGCGACCCCAG aGCCTACCCGAAGCTTCTGGGTTCAGTCCGCTGGGGGAAACAGGAAGATGTTTTGGCAACACACCGTCTGTTGGAGCGCAGCAGTGCGTGGGACAGCAG TGGACTGGACGTGGGTCTGGCCATGCAGCTGCTGGACTGTCACTACTCGGACGCTCAGGTTCGCTCAATGGCTGTCAGGAAACTGGAAACTCTGGAAGATGACGATGTGCTCAGATACCTGCTGCAGCTTGTGCAG GCGGTGAAGTTTGAGCCTTACCATGACAGCGCCCTGGTCAGGTTCCTGCTGAAGAGAGCTCTGAGG AGTAAGCGCATCGGTCATTTCCTCTTCTGGTTCCTGCGCAGTGAGATCGCCCAGTCCATGCACTACCAGCAGAGGTACGCGGTCCTGCTGGAGGCCTACCTGAGAGGCTGTGGTGAGGACATGCTGCAGGACTTCAGGAAGCAG GTGGAGATGACTGAGGCTCTGCAGAAAGTCACCCGTGAGGTCAAGGCCATGTCTGCTGACAAGTACGACATTACGGCACAAG TGGTGTTTCAGTTGCGTCAGAAGCTGGAGAATCTGCAGTCGTCTGGTCTGCCGGAGAGTTTCAGAGTCCCTTATGATCCTGGGCTCAGAGCCGGAGCCCTGCTG ATCGAACAGTGCAAAGTGATGGCATCCAAGAAGAAGCCTCTGTGGCTGCAGTTTAAGAGGGCCGACCCCACCACTCTGTCCAAAGACCCCATCGGCATCATCTTCAAAGACGGAGATGACCTCAGACAGGACATGCTCATCCTGCAG ATTCTGCTGATCATGGAATCGATCTGGGAGACTGAATCACTGGATCTCTGTCTGTTACCATACGGCTGCATCTCCACTGGGAACAGAATAG GTATGATTGAGATCGTGAAGGACGCCACCACCATCGCTAACATCCAGCAGAGCGTCGTTGGAAGCACCGGAGCTTTTAAAGATGAAATCCTTTATCAGTGGCTGCGGGACAAGTGTGTCAGCGAGGACAAG tTTCAGCAGGCTGTGGAGAAGTTCCTGTACTCCTGTGGAGGCTACTGTGTGGCCACCTACGTCCTGGGTATTGGGGATCGCCACAACGACAACATCATGATCACAGAATCTG GGAACCTCTTCCACATCGACTTCGGCCACATCCTGGGGAACTATAAGAGCTTCATGGGAATCAGTAAGGAGTGGGTTCCCTTCGTGCTCACGCCGGACTTCCTGTACGTCATGGGAACATCAGGGAAGAAAAGTAGCCCCCACTTCCAGAAGTTCCAG gatgtgtgtgtgaaggcttACCTCGCCCTACGGCACCACACCAACCTGCTCATCATCCTCTTCTCCATGATGCTGATGACCG GCATGCCCCAACTGACGAGCAAGGAGGATATCGAGTACATCCGCGAGGCGCTGACCGTCGGCCGCAGCGAGGACgaggcacagcgccacctactggaccaGATAGAGATCTGCAGGGAAAAGGGCTGGATGGTTCAGATCAACTGGTTTGTTCACCTGGTGCTGGGGATCAAGCAGGGTGTGGAGAAACGGTCCACTTAG